AATCTATGCTTTGGGAAGTGAATATAAAGGTAAATTATCTCATAATGACATGCAAGTGAACTCCCCTTATAATTCTTATCTTAATAGAGGACTTCCTCCTACACCTATTGCTATGGTTGGCAAAGAGGCTATAGATGCCGCCGCTCATCCTCAATTATCCAATTATTTATATTTTGTTGCTAAAGGGGATGGAACTCATCAATTTTCTGAAACATATAGTCAACAAAGACAGGCTATTGATCAATATATGCATAGGAATTTTTAATGTCATCTTTAACTGGGAAATTAATAGTAATTGAAGGTTTGGAAGGTGCTGGAAAATCTACTGCTGTAAACGTAGTTATTGATTTCCTCTCTCAACTTAATATTAAAACAATTACTACTCGAGAACCTGGTGGAACAAACATAGGCGAACAATTAAGAGCCATCATAAAAAATCCCGAGTACGGTGGTATTTTAGATGATAGAAGTGAGTTGCTATTGCTTTATACAGCACGAATCCAACTTATAGAGCAAGTAATTAAGCCCGCTTTACAACAAGGCCATTGGGTAATAGCAGATCGATTTGAGCTATCTACCAGAGCTTATCAAGGTGGTGGTCGCGGATTGGATAGGAACATGATCCAAAGTTTATCTGATTTTTGTCTTCGCGGGATTAAGCCAGATCTTACTTTGTATTTGGATATTACTCCTGAATTGGGTATGGAGCGAGCCAAATTAAGAGGGGCATTTGATAGAATTGAACAACAATCTATAGATTTTTTTCATAGAGTGCATGATGCTTATATGCAGTATGTTAATGCTGATCCAGAGATTTTTATTGTTGATGCTAGTCGTTCTTTACACGATGTAAGACAGGCTATTCAAAACATTTTAACCCAATTTATAGAGCAGGATGCATGATAAACCATCCCACTCAGTGGCAGCAAATTCAATCGGCTTTGAACCAGAAACGCATTGCTCAGGCTATGTTATTTGTTGGTCCTTTACATTGTGCATTGTCTGAATTCACTATTAACGTAATGCAATTAATCTCGTGTAAAGAGGCAATAAATAGACCTTGCTATCAATGTGTTGAGTGCAAAATGATTCATCGCATGGAGCATCCTGATATACAATGGATCAAGCCTGAAAAAAATGGTGGTGTCATTAAAATTGATCAAATAAGAGAACTACAAAGTTCCGCTTATTTAACACCGCAAAGAACGAATTATAAATTAATAGTTATTGAAGCTGCAGACAGAATGAATATTGCTGCGGCAAATGCGTTATTAAAAATTCTAGAAGAGCCTACGAGACATACGCTATTCATTTTAATTGCTCAACAATTAGGCACAATGCTTCCTACAATTTTAAGTCGTTGTCAGATCATCACTTTTTCCTCATCTTCAGATGAATACAGTAATAACCTTTTGATGTTAGGCGAACAATACCCGGCAGAGTCTGAAAGAGCATTGATTATAAATCAATCGCAATCAATTTTGGATGGATTAATCGCTGTAATAGAACGAAGAGAGCATCCTTGTGTTTTGGCATCACAATGGAGTCAATTTGAATTGAGTGCTTTGCTATGGTTTTTATATTTAGTATATTCGCAACTACAGCAAATGTTTTTTAGCATTTCAGTAACCAAAGGGCCTGCTATTCATCAACTAAATCAGTTAGCTTCTTTATTAAATCCCATGGTGATTTTTAAACAAATTGACATAATAAATACATTGTTAAGAAAAATAAGCCATAATATTAATGTAAATCATATCTTGGCCTTAGAGGATTTATTGTTTGCATTGAGCCTCTAATTTATGTACACGGAGAGTTTATGGATGAGCAAGCACAATTAATCAATTGTTCATTTAGTAGTGAAGCCTGCTTATATCTATCTTACATGCCCTTTATCAAAGGCGGCGGTCTTTTTTTAAGAACCAATCATGTTTGTCCTTTAGGAACAGGAGTGGAGCTATCACTTAAATTAATTAACGAACATGAGCCTTATCTGGTTCGCGCGAAAGTAATATGGATTACTCCGAAGGGGGCACAGGGAAATAAGCCACCGGGAATAGGTGTTCAATTCATAGGTGAGAATAGTCGATATTTATGTAATAAAATAGAGACTTATTTGGCTGGAATGTTAAAATCCACGCAGCTAACAGATACTCTATAGGATCAGAATTGAGGACTCCAATGATAGTTGATTCACACTGCCATTTAAATTTTTTAGATTTAGCCGAATTTAATAATGATATGTCTCAAGTATTATTCAAAGCAAAAGAAAATGGTGTTCAGCATTTTTTATGCGTTTGTGTCGAGTTGAGCGATTATCCTCAATTAGAGCAATTAGCAGCGAGTTATCCTAATATCAGCATTTCTGTTGGAGTACATCCTAATAGTGAGATGGAGTATCCAGTTACCGCCGCTATGTTATGTGACTTGGCTACAAATCCAGCGTGTATTGCCATAGGCGAAACAGGACTTGATTACTATAGAACTCATACCGAGGAAGCTCAAGAAGAACAACGTTCTCGATTTAGAGAGCATATAAAAGCAGCACTAACTACTTCAAAGCCATTAATTATTCATACGCGTCAGGCTGCTGAAGACACTTTATTGCTAATGGCACAAGAAAATGCTCAGCAAATTGGTGGAGTAATGCATTGCTTTGCTGAAAATTTGGATATTGCTTTAAGGGCTATAGACCTTAATTTTTATATTTCTTTTTCAGGCATCGTGACTTTTAAAAATGCTACAATGTTACAAGAGGTCGCGAGACATATTCCATTGGATAAAATACTAATTGAAACGGACTCACCTTATCTTGCTCCAGTACCTTTTCGTGGAAAACAAAATCATCCTGCCTTAGTGAAGTATGTGGCTGAAGCTATAGCAGAGTTACGTGGAATGAGGTATGAGGAAATTGCCGAAATTACTACGCAAAATTTTTATAATTGTTTTAAGTTACATCAATAAAAAACCTTTATTTAGAACATCCTATGTCAGCAAGAATAGTGTTAAATGTATTGACTTTGCCTGACTCATAAGATTTAGTATCATAAGGTTATTTATCTTAAAGAGTAAGCAATGGCTTTATACATAGGATTAATGTCTGGCACTAGCATGGATGGCATAGACGCTGCATTGGTCGATATCCCTACAAATAACTTGCATTGTGGAATCACAAAAAAATATAGTGATGACACAAAAAAACGTATTGAGGATGTAATAGAAGGGAATAATTTAAGCCTTGCGGCAATTTGCCAGTTAAATACTCTTATAGGACAAGAGTTTGCCGAGGCAACAATTGATTTACTTCGTGAAGCAAAAAAGTCTCCGAGAGATATCATCGCTATAGGTAGTCACGGACAGACAATTTGCCATGATACTCAAGTTGCTATCCCTTATACTTTACAGTTAGGTTGCGGCCATACTATTTCATCACGTACAGGTATTACCGTTGTTGCTGACTTTAGAACAAGAGATTTGGTTAATGGAGGGCAGGGGGCACCTTTTGCTCCGTTGTACCATCAGAAGTTATTTAACCACTTGAACACTGATGTTGCTGTATTGAACATCGGTGGAATCGCTAATGTTACTTTTATTTCCCCAGGGCAACAGACCAAGGGTTGGGACATAGGTCCAGGTAACTGTTTAATGGATGCGTGGATTAATAAGCATCAAGGCGTGGCTTTTGATGCAGATGGCTCATGGGCTAGCCAAGGTAAAATAATCAGTTCATTATTAGATCGGCTACTGTCAGATTCTTATTTAGGACTACCCCCGCCTAAAAGCATTGGTAAAGAATATTTTTCTCTATCATGGTTAGAAAGCTATATAGATGAAGAATATAATCCAGTTGATGTTCAAGCTACTTTGGCGGCTTTAACCGCTCACTCTATAGCAGCGACACTCTTAAAAAAAGATAATATAAAACATTTATATTTATGTGGTGGTGGTACTCATAATCTTTATTTACGTAAGCTCTTAATCGAGTTACTTCCAGGCATCGCTGTAAAAAGTGTAGCGGATATTGGTGTGAGCCCAGATTATTTAGAGGCTATGATGTTTGCTTGGCTAGCTGCGCAAACAATAAATCAAATCCCTGTGAATTTAACGACAATTACAGGAGCAAAAGGGGCTGCTATTTTGGGGGCAATATATCCAATAATAAAATCTGATAGTTATGCAAAAGGTCTATTGACAAAGTAAATCAGCATGGGATTTAATGAGTGATTCTTATTTGAGTGATTTTAAATTGAACGAACATTATACAAAAAACACATGGAATTCGTCTGAGAATAATCTTACTGCTGCTTATGTTATTTTTTTCTTGGCAGCGTCTTTTTATTTATATGAGTTTGTATTACAAGTGGCGCCAAGCGTTATGGCTGAGTCTATGATGAAAACTTTTGGCGTTACTGGTGAGGGATTTGGTTTTATTTCCGCATTTTATTTTTATGCTTATGCCCCCGCTCAATTACCTGCAGGAGTCTTATATGACCGATATGGTCCTCGCAAGTTAATGACTTTTGCTATTATTTTATGTGCTTTTGGTTCTGCATTCTTTGCTTCAACGGACAGTGTTCTTACAGCATCTCTTGGCAGGTTTTTAATAGGGATAGGTTCTGCTTTTTCATTTATCGGTGTATTAGTCCTTATTTCTCGTTGGTTTCCTCCTCATTATTTCGCTATTCTTGCTGGGGTTGCTCAACTAATGAGTTCTGTCGGTGCCATGTTTGGAGAGATGCCACTGGCTGCGCTCATTGATTGTGTAGGATGGCGTAGCGCGAGTTTTATCTTGGCCGGAGTTGGCTTTATTCTAGCCGTATTTTTTTGGCTTTATATACGTGATTACCCTCATCAGCAAAACCAAGCGATACCTAAGCATTACCTTAGAGAGGAATGGAAAAGGCTTGTTGCTGTTTGTCGACACGCACATACTTGGATCATCGGTGGATATGCTTTTGCTATTTGGACGCCTATAGCGGTATTTGCCGCTCTTTGGGGCGTTCCTTTCTTGCAAGAAAAGTTTCATGTAAGTGTGGTCGCTGCATCAGGTCTATGCAGTATGATCTGGCTTGGTATCGGGGTGGGTAGTCCTTTATTGGGCTGGGTTAGTGATAAAATTGAAAGTAGGCGTAGTGCTTTAATCATTAGTGCTATATTAGGTTTAACAGCTACGTTAATTTTACTCTATTCGCCACATTTAACTTTGGGATGGGCATACGTCATTCTATTTGTCTTAGGTCTTGGAGCCGGCGGTCAAACAGTGAGTTTTGCTGTAGTTAAAGAAAATAATCCTCCGGAGTTGGTTGGTACTGCCTCTGGTTTT
This Legionella fallonii LLAP-10 DNA region includes the following protein-coding sequences:
- a CDS encoding PilZ domain-containing protein; amino-acid sequence: MDEQAQLINCSFSSEACLYLSYMPFIKGGGLFLRTNHVCPLGTGVELSLKLINEHEPYLVRAKVIWITPKGAQGNKPPGIGVQFIGENSRYLCNKIETYLAGMLKSTQLTDTL
- a CDS encoding anhydro-N-acetylmuramic acid kinase; the encoded protein is MALYIGLMSGTSMDGIDAALVDIPTNNLHCGITKKYSDDTKKRIEDVIEGNNLSLAAICQLNTLIGQEFAEATIDLLREAKKSPRDIIAIGSHGQTICHDTQVAIPYTLQLGCGHTISSRTGITVVADFRTRDLVNGGQGAPFAPLYHQKLFNHLNTDVAVLNIGGIANVTFISPGQQTKGWDIGPGNCLMDAWINKHQGVAFDADGSWASQGKIISSLLDRLLSDSYLGLPPPKSIGKEYFSLSWLESYIDEEYNPVDVQATLAALTAHSIAATLLKKDNIKHLYLCGGGTHNLYLRKLLIELLPGIAVKSVADIGVSPDYLEAMMFAWLAAQTINQIPVNLTTITGAKGAAILGAIYPIIKSDSYAKGLLTK
- a CDS encoding TatD family hydrolase, producing MIVDSHCHLNFLDLAEFNNDMSQVLFKAKENGVQHFLCVCVELSDYPQLEQLAASYPNISISVGVHPNSEMEYPVTAAMLCDLATNPACIAIGETGLDYYRTHTEEAQEEQRSRFREHIKAALTTSKPLIIHTRQAAEDTLLLMAQENAQQIGGVMHCFAENLDIALRAIDLNFYISFSGIVTFKNATMLQEVARHIPLDKILIETDSPYLAPVPFRGKQNHPALVKYVAEAIAELRGMRYEEIAEITTQNFYNCFKLHQ
- the tmk gene encoding dTMP kinase, which encodes MSSLTGKLIVIEGLEGAGKSTAVNVVIDFLSQLNIKTITTREPGGTNIGEQLRAIIKNPEYGGILDDRSELLLLYTARIQLIEQVIKPALQQGHWVIADRFELSTRAYQGGGRGLDRNMIQSLSDFCLRGIKPDLTLYLDITPELGMERAKLRGAFDRIEQQSIDFFHRVHDAYMQYVNADPEIFIVDASRSLHDVRQAIQNILTQFIEQDA
- a CDS encoding MFS transporter encodes the protein MNEHYTKNTWNSSENNLTAAYVIFFLAASFYLYEFVLQVAPSVMAESMMKTFGVTGEGFGFISAFYFYAYAPAQLPAGVLYDRYGPRKLMTFAIILCAFGSAFFASTDSVLTASLGRFLIGIGSAFSFIGVLVLISRWFPPHYFAILAGVAQLMSSVGAMFGEMPLAALIDCVGWRSASFILAGVGFILAVFFWLYIRDYPHQQNQAIPKHYLREEWKRLVAVCRHAHTWIIGGYAFAIWTPIAVFAALWGVPFLQEKFHVSVVAASGLCSMIWLGIGVGSPLLGWVSDKIESRRSALIISAILGLTATLILLYSPHLTLGWAYVILFVLGLGAGGQTVSFAVVKENNPPELVGTASGFNNLSVLIGGAIFQPLVGYILQHLDSSRLVNGVHVYSISSYQTALLVMPLCFLGSLLIAAFLLKESHPSRQVHIIQSAA
- a CDS encoding DNA polymerase III subunit delta'; this translates as MINHPTQWQQIQSALNQKRIAQAMLFVGPLHCALSEFTINVMQLISCKEAINRPCYQCVECKMIHRMEHPDIQWIKPEKNGGVIKIDQIRELQSSAYLTPQRTNYKLIVIEAADRMNIAAANALLKILEEPTRHTLFILIAQQLGTMLPTILSRCQIITFSSSSDEYSNNLLMLGEQYPAESERALIINQSQSILDGLIAVIERREHPCVLASQWSQFELSALLWFLYLVYSQLQQMFFSISVTKGPAIHQLNQLASLLNPMVIFKQIDIINTLLRKISHNINVNHILALEDLLFALSL